A single Oncorhynchus mykiss isolate Arlee chromosome 24, USDA_OmykA_1.1, whole genome shotgun sequence DNA region contains:
- the st14a gene encoding ST14 transmembrane serine protease matriptase a, which produces MKVVFYSDASYVDRGFSATYETFESTDPCPNKFQCNNQRCVNTHLKCDGWNDCGDMSDEINCKCDSTQISCKNGLCKPQFWECDGVNDCGDDTDEQNCGACKAGELTCQNGKCVSEKKRCDEKDDCGDGSDESDCGRIMNNVQCSDSTYKCENNKCTNKENPECDGTPDCEDKSDEANCDCGRSLFKTSRIVGGQDAEEGEFPWQVSLHIKNAGHVCGASIISQRWLVTAAHCVQDDAKTRYSQPGVWEAYLGLHVQKQNSKNVQKRNLRQVISHPYYNAYTFDNDIALMELDSPVTFSDYIRPICLPSPQHTFPQGNSVWITGWGATREGGSGASILQKAQVRIINSTVCNRLMGGQITSRMTCAGVLTGGVDACQGDSGGPLSSPGTSRMFLAGVVSWGDGCARRDKPGIYSTVTKFRGWIKEKTGV; this is translated from the exons ATGAAGGTAGTCTTTTACTCCGACGCCTCGTATGTAGACAGAGGATTCAGCGCCACGTACGAGACCTTCGAATCCACAGACC CCTGTCCTAACAAGTTTCAGTGCAACAACCAGCGTTGTGTCAACACACATCTGAAGTGTGACGGCTGGAACGACTGTGGAGATATGAGCGACGAGATCAACTGCA AGTGTGATTCCACTCAGATCAGCTGTAAGAACGGCCTGTGTAAGCCCCAGTTCTGGGAGTGTGATGGAGTGAACGACTGTGGAGATGACACCGATGAGCAGAACTGTG GTGCTTGTAAGGCGGGGGAGCTGACATGTCAGAACGGGAAGTGTGTGTCGGAGAAGAAACGCTGTGACGAGAAGGATGACTGTGGCGACGGGTCAGATGAGAGCGACTGTGGACGAA tTATGAATAATGTGCAGTGTTCTGACTCCACCTATAAGTGTGAGAACAACAAGTGTACCAACAAGGAGAACCCTGAGTGTGATGGAACACCTGACTGTGAGGACAAATCAGATGAGGCCAACTGTG ATTGTGGGCGGAGCCTGTTTAAAACTAGCCGTATTGTGGGTGGTCAGGACGCAGAAGAAGGGGAGTTCCCGTGGCAGGTCAGCCTCCACATTAAGAACGCGGGTCACGTGTGTGGTGCTTCCATCATCAGCCAGCGCTGGCTGGTTACTGCTGCTCACTGTGTACAGGATGACGCCAAGACCAG GTATTCCCAGCCAGGTGTATGGGAGGCGTACCTAGGCCTTCACGTCCAGAAGCAGAACAGTAAGAACGTTCAGAAGAGGAACCTGCGTCAGGTGATCTCCCACCCGTACTACAATGCCTATACCTTCGACAACGACATCGCTCTGATGGAGCTAGACAGCCCTGTGACCTTCTCTGATTACATCAGACCCATCTGTCTGCCCTCCCCACAACACACCTTCCCCCAGGGCAACTCTGTCTGGATCACAGGTTGGGGCGCCACACGAGAGGGAG GCTCTGGTGCATCCATCCTGCAGAAGGCCCAGGTCCGTATCATCAACAGTACTGTGTGCAACCGCCTGATGGGAGGACAGATCACCTCCAGGATGACGTGTGCTGGTGTGCTGACTGGAGGTGTGGACGCATGTCAG GGGGATTCTGGCGGGCCTCTGTCCAGTCCTGGTACTAGTCGTATGTTCCTGGCTGGAGTGGTGAGTTGGGGTGACGGCTGTGCCCGTAGGGACAAGCCTGGTATCTACAGCACCGTCACCAAGTTCAGGGGCTGGATCAAGGAGAAGACCGGCGTGTAA
- the LOC110503486 gene encoding lipase member I → MLMFIPQEDQGSSPELFHLVGFGVGAHVAGVTGACLEGTIGRITGLDPFSPVFSEADSSLSLDHTDAQYVDVIHTNFNPNEPVAPLGVPRPLGHVDFYIGRGYQLPGCPQALMKREQYLLCSHQRAYRLFTSSIRSSCPLTAFPCQGVEDFQRALCTHCHHPGLNICPQLGYDISWLPPDRPITFQPLTAVLDITATDPFCVTPFLLEVHLEGNTSLEAQLFIQLKGDVRKTPVMLVSGPSLMQFESHQIHQFLVSVRHTVQEFRTIVLHFYSQRLLYLAWRKRRIHISHLVLAQLPRHQGLVSYRTRSVTAVENHRVEVYLQKEE, encoded by the exons atgttGATGTTTATTCCCCAGGAGGACCAGGGCTCTTCTCCAGAGCTGTTCCACCTGGTAGGGTTTGGTGTTGGGGCCCATGTAGCTGGTGTGACCGGGGCCTGTTTGGAGGGAACAATTGGCAGGATCACAG GCCTGGATCCGTTCTCACCGGTGTTTTCAGAGGCAGACAGCAGCCTGTCTCTGGATCACACTGATGCCCAGTACGTGGATGTGATTCACACCAACTTCAACC CCAATGAGCCGGTAGCTCCCCTGGGGGTTCCCAGACCGTTGGGTCATGTTGATTTCTACATTGGCAGAGGATATCAACTCCCTGGTTGTCCTCAGGCTCTCATGAAaa GGGAGCAGTACTTGCTGTGCAGTCACCAACGGGCCTATAGGTTGTTCACCAGCTCCATCCGGTCCTCCTGCCCTCTCACAGCCTTCCCCTGCCAGGGAGTAGAGGACTTCCAGAGGGCTCTCTGTACACACTGTCACCACCCTGGCCTCAACATCTGCCCCCAGCTGG GCTACGACATCAGCTGGCTGCCTCCAGATCGACCAATCACCTTCCAGCCCCTGACCGCGGTCCTGGACATCACAGCAACGGACCCTTTCTGCG TGACGCCGTTCCTGTTGGAGGTGCACCTGGAGGGAAACACCTCGTTAGAAGCCCAGCTATTTATTCAGCTGAAGGGAGACGTCAGGAAAACACCTGTCATGTTGGTGTCCGG TCCTTCCCTGATGCAGTTTGAGTCTCATCAGATACACCAGTTCCTGGTTTCTGTACGTCACACTGTTCAGGAGTTCAGAACCATAGTACTTCACTTCTACTCTCAACGCCTCCTGTACTTGGCCTGGAGGAAGAGACGGATTCACATCAGTCATCTAGTCCTTGCACAACTACCCAGACACCAGGG GCTAGTATCTTACAGGACCCGGAGTGTTACCGCAGTGGAGAATCACAGAGTGGAAGTGTATCTGCAGAAGGAAGAGTGA